A region of the Pseudarthrobacter sp. MM222 genome:
ATACTCAGCATGGAACTGCTTCCCACCATCTGGTTCATTGCCATCGCGTTGCTGTGGACGGGCTATCTCTTTCTGGAGGGCTTCGATCTCGGTGTCGGCATGCTGATGAAAGGCTTCGCCCGGGACAATACCGAACGCCGCGTCCTGCTCAACACGATCGGCCCCGTCTGGGATGGCAACGAGGTCTGGCTGCTGACCGCGGCCGGCGCCACCTTTGCCGCGTTCCCGCTCTGGTACGCCTCCCTGTTCTCCGCGCTCTACCTGCCGCTGCTGGTGGTCCTCGTTGCGCTGATCTTCCGCGCCGTCGCCTTTGAATACCGGGGCAAGGTGGACACCCCGCAGTGGCGGGCACGCTGGGACTGGGCCATCTCCGCCGGTTCGCTTACCGCAGCTTTCGGCGTCGGCGCCCTGTTGGCGCTCACCACCACGGGCCTCCCGCTGAACGCCAACGGCGACCGGGAGGGCGGCCCGTTTGCCTGGTTCAACGCCTACGCCGTTCTCGGCGGGCTCGCCGTGGTCGGGTTTTCGCTCCTGCACGGCCTCGCCTTCCTGGCGTTGAAGACCGACGGCGACGTCCGCGTCCGCGCAGGGCGGTGGTTCGTCCGGCTGCT
Encoded here:
- the cydB gene encoding cytochrome d ubiquinol oxidase subunit II, whose protein sequence is MELLPTIWFIAIALLWTGYLFLEGFDLGVGMLMKGFARDNTERRVLLNTIGPVWDGNEVWLLTAAGATFAAFPLWYASLFSALYLPLLVVLVALIFRAVAFEYRGKVDTPQWRARWDWAISAGSLTAAFGVGALLALTTTGLPLNANGDREGGPFAWFNAYAVLGGLAVVGFSLLHGLAFLALKTDGDVRVRAGRWFVRLLPVLLLPLAGWAVSLQLLSGEAWTAIAVAAAVAAAVLSWFFARHGAEGRAFLALGAFLLLGSASIFGAAFPVVLPSSLNPEFDLTIFNASSSDYTLGLMSIVACVGLPLVLAYQAWTYWVFRRRVSAAHIPEAHSFLPAIAAKALAPKD